The stretch of DNA TGCCCGCGGCGGCTAGATCCTGCGACTCTACGTTCTGCCGCCGCTGCCGGATCGAGTCCGCGGCCCCGCTGTCACCGGCGCATCACGCACACACTAGTGGTTCCTGCGCAGGCTTGAGTCTGGGCCTCATCCGAATGTGGCCGGAGCCAGTCCACGCCGGGAAGGCCAAAGCTCTCTTCGTGCCGAGGTGGCACCCAGTTGGGGAAGTTTGTTGGACAGTGGTGACTTTGGTCCCTACCCAAGATTGCTCAAGGGGTTGACTCGTGTCGTGGGCATCTGGCCTACGAATGCCCCGGAGCAGGACAGCGAAGATGCTAAGGAAGCCTGATTATTGTGGATGAGGAAAATGTTGTTTGGCTCGAGGATGTCGGTATCAAGGACGTTGCCCACGTTGGCGGAAAGAATGCCTCTCTGGGAGAAATGATCCGATCCTTGGCTGCCGACGGCGTTAGGGTGCCCGGAGGTTTCGCCCTCACGGCCGCCGCGTACCGGCAGTTCATCTTGGAAAACAATATGGCGCCACAGCTGGGGCGGATTCTCGCCACCAAGGATGCCGCGGGCAGCAACTGGCGATCAATCGGAACCCAGGTGCGCGAACTGATCCTCGCCGGCGAGTTCCCGCCAGAAATGTCCACACAAATCCGTTCTTTCTACCGAGAGCTGGCNAGNCGCGCCGGGCGCGAAGACCCCGCCGTGGCTGTGCGTAGTAGCGCCACCGCCGAGGACCTGCCTGACGCCAGCTTCGCGGGACAGCAGGAAACCTACCTGAACGTCCGGGGTGAGGATGCATTGCTGGATGCCTGCCGACGATGCTATGCATCGCTCTTCACGGACCGTGCCATCAGCTACCGGGAGATTATGAAGTACGGGCACCTGGACGTGGCCCTATCAGTGGGAGTCCAACTCATGGTCCGCTCGGACCTGGGAGCTGCNGGGGTCATGTTCTCNCTGGATACTGAAACCGGCTTCCCTCGAGCCGCCGTCATCAGTGCCAATTGGGGCCTGGGTGAGACAGTGGTCCTGGGCATGGTCAACCCGGACAAATATGTTGTGTTCAAACCGCTTCTGGGCACGCCAGAGTTCACGCCCGTCATCGAAAAGACGCTTGGTTCAAAGGAGTGCAAACTTGTTTACTCCTTAGATGGCGGTGCGGGAACGTTCATGGTCGATACCACAGACACCGAACGGAGGTCGTTTTGTCTAGACGACGACGAGATCCTCCAGCTGGGCAGGTGGGCTGTGCAGGTCGAGAACCACTATGGCCGGCCCATGGACATGGAATGGGCGAAGGACGGGATGAGTGGGGAATTGTTCATTGTCCAGGCTAGGCCCGAAACTGTCCAAGCGCGCAAGAGCGGCACGATGATAAGCACACACCGACTGACGGAAGAGGGGAGGCTGCTGGTGGAAGGTGCGGCCGTGGGCGATTCCATAGCCTCCGGCATGGCATGCGTGATCAAGAGCGCCGCCGACATCGGAAACTTTGTGGACGGCGCCGTCCTGGTCGCTGAACAAACAGATCCGGACTGGGTTCCGGTCATGAAGCGTGCCAAGGCCATTGTCACTGACAAGGGTGGGGCAACCAGCCATGCGGCTATTGTGAGCCGCGAACTGGGGATTACCGCCGTCGTTGGGACAACTCATGCCACCAAGGTGATTGTGGATGGGCAGCCCATCACGGTGTCCTGTGCGGAAGGGGACACCGGCCACGTGTATGAAGGGTTTCTAGCGAGCGCCCAGGACGATGTGGACCTCGGTGATTTGCCGGCCACCCGTACTGCAATCATGCTCAACCTTGCCAGTCCCTCCACTGCGTTCAAGTGGTGGCGCCTGCCCGCACAGGGCATCGGGCTCGCACGCATGGAGTTTGTCATCAATGACATGGTCCGGGTGCACCCGATGGCACTGGCGTACCCGGAGCGGGTAACGGACCCGGCCGATCAGGCCAAGATCAAGGAGCTGACACGCGGTTATGCCGACTCGTCAGAGTACTTTGTACAAACTCTTGCGCGNGGGCTTGCCAAGTTGGCCGCACCGTTTTATCCCGCGCCGGTGGTGGTTCGGTTCAGCGATTTCAAAACCAACGAGTACGCCCACTTGATCGGTGGCTCAGCCTTCGAAGGCGAGGAATCCAACCCGATGATTGGATTCCGTGGGGCCTCGCGCTATTATGATCGGCACTACCGAGCCGGGTTTGACTTGGAATGCCGGGCCATTATCCGCCTTCGCAACCAGTGCGGGTTCATGAACGTCATAGTGATGGTGCCGTTCTGCCGGACACTTGGCGAAGCAGACCGCGTCCTGGCCGTGATGGAGGAAAACGGACTTGTCCGTGGCCAGGACGGGCTCAAGGTCTACATGATGTGCGAAATCCCCTCAAACGTGATTCTGGCGCAAAAGTTTGCCACCAAGTTCGACGGCTTCTCCATCGGCTCAAACGATCTCACCCAGCTTGTTCTCGGAGTGGATCGGGACTCGGCAACCCTTGCACCGCTCTTTGATGAACAGGACGAGGCTGTCAAGATCATGATTAGCCAGGCGATCGCCGGGGCCCATGCCGCAGGCATCCGGATCGGGATATGCGGGCAGGCACCCAGCAATCACCCTGAGTTCGCTCAATTCCTAGTTGCCGAGGGCATCGATTCCATCTCGCTGAACCCCGACAGCTTTCTGCGCACCGTTCCGCTCATCGCAGCCGCAGAAGCTGCGCAGAAGCTGGACTTGATTGAAGCGAGCACACCGCTCTAAACCAGTTCAGTTGCCCGGTGATATTCGCGGTGTGCAGTTCATCCGTGGTCCTCGCTGTCATGGAATGGGGCACAATCATGACTGGACAATGGGCGTAGGCGGTGCAAGATGAACTGACGGACCCCATCAACAAACCCTTGAATCCGCCGAATCCACGCCGTCCAAGTACCAAAAGAGCGGCATCTTTGCTGGCCTCAATCAGTACTGATCGGGCTGAGCCTTGAACCAGTTCTGTGGTGAGGCNCTCGGGGTAGTCCAAACCAAACGCGCTTTCAACGGCAGTATCTAGAACTTTCTGTGCAGCCTCTTTGAAGTCGAAGTTCCCCAAGGCATAGGGGACTATATAGGCGTTGGGATAGTTCCAGCAGGTCAGGGCTTTCACGTGCGCGCCGAGGGGCTTAGCCAACCATTCAGCGTGACGCAGGGCCTCAATAGATGAGTCTGATCCGTCGATTCCCACGATGATGGTGGATCCGTAACGAGTGCTCATGACGAGGCTGTTCCATTCTCTGGCGGCGTCCAGAGCCAATCTCGAATCTCCGGCATATCCTCCAGATGCTCATGGATGTACTTCTCATGATTGGCCAGCATTTGCTGGCAATACTCTGCCAACTCCTGTGCGCCGCCAAAGTGCGAATTGACTCGATTCAGGGCCTCCAAAGCGAGGTGATATCGGCTCATCCTATTCAGTACCACCATATCGAACGGGGTGGTTGTGGTGCCTTGCTCGTTGTATCCGCGGACGTGGAACCTGCCAGGGTTACTCCGGCCGTGCAGTAGTTGGTGGAAGGCTCGGGCATAACCGTGCCAAGCAACAATTACTTCGCCACCTACTGTGAAGAGCTTTTCGAAATCGACGTCGGAGAGTCCATGCGGGTGCGTGTCACGAGGTGGGAGTACCAACAGGTTCATGATGTTGACCACGCGCACCTTCAGCGCTGGCACAAAGTGCTGTAGCAGCCAAGTAGCAGCCAGGGTTTCCTCTGTAGGGACGTCCCCAGCGCAGGCCATGACAATGTCAGGGACGGCAGTCTTCGCCGACTCATCCGGTGTGGTGATGGAGGAAGCAGCGCTTAACAACGCGCTCTTGTCGGTGACGACTGCGCTGGGTACGTTTTCGTTCCCGGCCCAATGCCAGATCGAGGCTCCGGCAGTAGCATGCCTTCGGGCATCCTCTAGGTTCAAATACTGAGGGTGCGCCTGTTTATCCACTACCACCAGGTTCACATAATCCTTACTGAGCAACACATGTTCAGCTGCTGCCAACAAGGTGTTGGAATCTGGTGGAAGGTAGATTCGGACAACAGAACCGGACAAGGACAGTACGGTGTCGATCAGACCGGGACCTTGGTGGCTGAATCCGTTGTGATCATTGCGCCAACATGTTGAGGTAAGTAGGATATTGAGGCTGGGCACGGGCTTCCGCCAAGACAGTTCGCGAGCATGCTGTAACCATTTCGCGTGCTGGATGGTCATTGAGGCGCTTACCATGGCGAACGCTTCGTAGGTGGCAAAGAGTCCATACCGGCCGGTGAGCACGTACCCCTCGAGCCAGCCTTGGCAAAGGTGTTCGGAGAGGACTTCCATAACCCGGCCATCGGNGGACAAATGGTCATCACCGTCTTGGACCGGCTCCATCAGGCATCTGTCGGTGACCTGGAAAACGGCACCCAACCGGTTGCTGTTGGTCTCGTCCGGGCTGAACAGCCTGAAGCGGGGTTNCCTAGCCGTGTCGGAGTAAATATCCCGCAGCATCTCGCCCAACGGTCTGGTGGTTTCATGTTTGGTTGACCCAGGAATGCCAACCTCCAAGGCGTAATTTTCCAATGGACGCAAAGGTAGCGGGGCTGTTTCGGTGCCGCCATTAGCCCAAGGGTTCGCTCCCATGCGCAGCTGGCCTGCAGGAGCGAGAGCAGCTAACTCCGGCAATAACCGGCCATTGCCGTCAANAAGAGTCTCAGGACTATAGGAGCGCAGCCACGACTCCAACTGTGCCAAGTGGGCTGGATTCTCCCGTACCCCTGCCAGCGGGACCTGATGGGACCTAAACGTTCCTTCCACTTGGATACCGTCCACAGTCTCGGGTCCGGTCCAACCCTTGGGTGTGCGCAAAATGATCGCAGGCCAACGTGCCGGGCTACTAGCCCCGTGCTGGCGTGCCTGCTCTTGAATCTGGGTAATTTGAGCGTGGGCTCTCTCAAGAACTCCTGCCAGTTGTGGGTGGACAAGCGTGGGATCGTCACCGGAGACGACCACGGGGTCCCAACCGTGCGCGTGCAATAACGCCATGATCTGCTCATCGGATTGCCGGCCAAGGACTGTAGGGCCGGATATCTTGTACCCGTTGAGGTGAAGTATGGGCAGTACAGCGCCATCCCGAGACGGGTTCAAGAAGGCCGGAGCCTTCCAAGCGCCTTCCAATGGACCTGTTTCAGCTTCCCCGTCTCCCACCACGCAAGTCACTATGAGTTCGGGGTTGTCCATGACGGCTCCCGTGGCGTGCGCCAGTGAATATCCCAGCTCCCCGCCCTCATGAATGGATCCAGGTGTTGGGGGCCNCACATGGCTGGGGATGCCTCCAGNGGTGGAGAACTGGCGGATCAGCCGCCGCAGGCCCTCATTGTCTTGGCTGACCTCGGGATAGATTTGAGAGTATGTGCCCTCCAAATAAAGGTTAGCAATCACGGCTGGGCCACCGTGTCCTGGGCCTGCCACATAAAGAATGTGAGCGCCCGTGTTACGAATGAGCCGGTTCAAATGAACATAGATCAAGGACAGTCCAGGACTGGTTCCCCAATGACCCAGCAACCTTGGTTTAATCTGTTCCGCAGCTANGGGAGAGCGCAACAAAGCATTTTCTTGAAGGTAGATCTGCGCCACTGTCAGATAATTGGCGGCATCCCAATAGCGGTTGAGTAACTCAAACTCGTCTAAAACGTGAACAGGGTCAACATCGTTTTCGACCTGGGGATGGATTGATTGAGCTGGCTTTTCAAAGCTTTCTCCGTGTCGTCAATGGGTGGATCTGAACTTAAATGGACGGCGCACTGGCGCAGTGAAAATACACCCGCAACCCTAATCCTCACATTTTCCTGACTCGAGTGTTAGGGACTTTCGGCCCTGTGCAGCCGCTCTCACCGGCGTCGACCATTGGAAGGGAATGGAAAATAAATCTCCGGTTCCGTGGACACGGTGTGCCTTGAACACCCGAACGGAAACGTGAAAGAGATGAAAGTTGGATGACTTCATGGAAGCAAAGAGAGCCCACGAAGGTTCGCACATTGTGGTGGGAGTCGACGGGTCTGACGAGTCCGTCCTTGCACTGAAATGGGCGCAAACACTGGCACATTCCCTTGCTGCCACCATCACAGCTGTCACGGCTTGGCAGGTGGAGACGATGTTCGGTACGTATATAAGCCCTGACTGGGACCCGAACGAGGATGCGGGCCGCATTCTCAAAGATGCCGTCCACAGGGCATTCGCAGACAACCCGCCCGAGGGTTTCAATGGGGTAACTGTTCGCGGTAGGCCGGCCCAAGTCTTGCTGGAGGCGGCGCAATCCGCGCAGATGCTCATTGTTGGCTCGCGNGGGAGAGGCGGGTTCAAGGGAATGCTATTGGGCTCTGTCAGTTCTGCCTGCGTAGAACACGCAAGCTGTCCGGTCTTGGTAGTGCATACTTCGGCGAATACAGCGTCAATGCCAGCGACCGCAGGTACACACCAGGCAGACACCGACGTGCCTGTTCGCAACAGTTGAGGAGCCGACCCGGATCTTTGACGCTCGAATCAGCGAAAATTTCACCTTTGGTTGAGGTTTGTCGGCGGCAGTTTAAACTTACATTTGGCTGCAGTTTGTTTTGACCTGCTGCGGCAGTGGGCTGACTATTAGCGCTAAGTATTTCTCACCAATGGCCAGGTGCTCGGGTGTTCTGGGGGTGGCCCACCGAGGGTTGTATGGGTTTAGGTCATGGGTCGGGTTATTTTCCGGTTTTGGGCTTGCAGGAGACGGACGGATTTTCCGCTAGTTTGGCATAGGTGAGCGTGGTGCCTGAGATGCTCAACAGCCCGATGTCATCGATGCGGTTCCGGCGCACAAGGGCCCCGAAGTCCTCCAGGCTTCCTCCACAAAACCGAGGGTTTGGTGGTCCGCGGGTCTCCTAGTTGGACTTTTCCTGTGGTGCGCTACATCAGGTTGTCGCTGGGCATAGGGCCGAAAGACCCGATGCAACTCTGGTGCTGTTATTCCATACTGGAGATATGAACGCCGTCGCGAGCAGGCCAGACCGGATCATCATTGTCATCGTGGCACCAACGCGCTTATCGAGCCGGTCAAGCTCGACGGCGTGCCTGCCGTCATTCCTTTGCACTCCGATGCTTTTGCCCACTGAGCAGAGCTCTCATTTGCACCGTCTGGGCCTGCAACTAAGCAGGACAGACACGAATCTTAGAGGTACCAGGTAAGCCATGAAATGGATCGATTCAACGAAGCTCGGGTCACCAATGATGGGACTCAATGAGGTCTCTTCTGCATGGAGCTCCAAACCAATCCTCACGTTGACCATGAACCCTGCACTGGACGTCGGCACTTCAACAGACCTCGTCTATAGTGGCCACAAGCTCCGATGCAGTCGCAGCAGCCTCGATCCAGGTGGCGGTGGGGCGAATGTGGCCAGGGTGATACACCGGCTCGGCGGGCAGGCACTTGCTGTGTACACGGCCGGCGGTACCACCGGTGACACCTATCGGAAGTTGATGGAAGCCGAGGGAATCCCTGTTTTGGCGGCAGCAGTTCACGGGAGGACCCGGCAGGATGTCACGGTTGATGAGAATTCGACGGGGAGACAATTCCGATTCGTCCTAGAAGGTCCTGAGCTTAGTGAAGCCGAGTGGCGCAACTGCCTGAGGGTTGTTGGCAGGTCCCTTCGGACTGGTGGATATCTTGTTGCCAGCGGCAGCCTGCCGCCNGGGGTTCCGGACGATTTCTACGCACGAGTGGCGCGACTGGCGCTAGAGGCCGACGTACGGTGCGTGGTGGACACCTCAGGGCCGGCCCTTGCCGAAGCCCTTGCCGAAGGTGTCTTTCTGGTCAAACCCAGCCGGCGGGAACTGGCTGAACATGTGGGTGCAACCCTTGACAGTGAACGAAGCCAAATTGATGCACTATCTGAACTGACTGCAGCAGGTTGCGCAGACTACGTTGCACTAACACTTGGTGAAGCAGGNGCCGTGCTCGCCTCAAAAGCAGGAGTCATCCGGTTGCCAACGCCGTCCGTGAAGGTGGTTAGCACCGTCGGAGCCGGTGACAGCTTNTTAGCCGCACTTGTACTGCGACTCGCCCAGGGCTACCCGGCTGAGACGGCCTTGAGAACGGCGGTCGCTGCCGGAAGTGCCGCGGTGATGTCAGCAGCAACAGAATTGTGTTGCGTGGACGACGTCCAGCGCCTCGAGGTAGAAATAGCTGCAACAGCACTCGAGTCTGATTGAGCTGACTCATGGTTGATTCGGCTTCGCGCACGCGTGAGTAGTCAGTTTCGAACATGGTGCAGGCATGCGGCCACACCCTTTCGCAACCGCCAGGCCAGCACTGTGAATTGAGTGGGTAACCTGCACGGGATGGTGCTTCGGGCGGCAAGCCGGGTTGCTGTTGCTTGACCGGTGAGCTACTTTCGATCAGTTATGGAGACCCGTTTGTTCCTTGCCAGCGCTCGTTGATCGTCTCGAAACGAATGACTCCGACGAAGTTGAACGCCGCAGAAGCCAAACGAATTCTCAACCTAGCTCTTCTCCGACTCCAGCTCGCTGCACAGACTGAGTGCGGATTCACGGCGCTGCGCCCCGCCCGAGTATGCGCCATGGAAGTAGTGGCGCTCATCTATGGCGCAGTGCGCCCGTGCCGCCGGCCACGGTGCTGGACTGTAACGGCACAACGAAAACTTCGTCACACTACTTGGGCTGGAACTTGGCATACCATGACGTTGACGACGCCGGAAACCTAGTCAGCGCATCGATGCTGCGTCCTGTGGGGAGGGGCTATTGGCTCCACAGTCAGTGCTCAGCAATTCCTTCCTGGCTAGGGTAGGCAGTCACGGATGTGCCCCTGCACCGTGTTATTCGAAGGTAGAGCACCGCACCTCTGAGAAGGGTGTTCTCCAAATATCAGGTTTTGTGAGCGGAAATATCCTGCCACTGAGGTTTAGCGGGCTGATCCGTAGCACTACGCTCCACGCCCGCTCCGTTTCGGGATCATACCCGTTCACTTCGAAGGCCACGGGTGTGTTGTTTGTTGAACCATCATGTTTGGACCCTGCCGCGGTCCGTAAGACCGGTGCGTCCTTATCTGCAGCGCAATTGATCGAAAAAATGTCGAGGTAATCATCAATCACAACAGCTAATCGTCCAGGGTCCACTCCACGCAGTAATTCCCAGCATTGGTCCTTGGCCANGGTTTCAATGTTCGTTGAATCAGATGTGCTCCCTGCTGAGGTTGGCTTGATCGGCATGGGATGATCCCAGAACCATCGATTCAGCGGGTGTACGGTCCCCAGCTGCAACGCCAAGGAGAATCCGCCTCTGCTAGTCATATGCGCTGGTCCTTCTCGCAACGCAGGTAGCCTGTCAGTAATGGCCGGCACCTTGAGGCTTCTAAGATAATGACCTGCGGTTGATCGAAAGTGGCTATGGTGAATGATCCTGATGCGGATAAGGCTATCCCCTATTGCCGGTTGCTGCAGGCGCCCGGATTGAGGACCTGCTCAGAGAGTTCGTAGACAGGGCCGGAGAGCTGCTGTCCACACAAGAACGTATGCAAGGCTTGCTCTCAGCTGTGGTTTCCGTAGCTGAAGACCTCAGCTTGGAAGCAGTGTTGGAACGGGTCGTGAAATCGGCCTGCACTTTGCTGAACGCTCGCTACGGTGCCTTGGGAATCATTGCTGAAGATCAGTCGCTGAGCCACTTTATAACCGTTGGCATCGATGCCGAACACGTCACCCGCATAGGCCCTTTACCAACCGGGCACGGTGTCCTNGGGATGCTGATCAGTGACCCACGCCCGTTGCGTCTGCATGATTTGCGCCTGCACCCTGCCTCTTATGGTTTCCCGGAACACCACCCTCCCATGGCTTCTTTTCTGGGAGTCCCTGTGCGGGTCAGGGGAAATGTCTTCGGAAACCTTTATCTGACCGANAAAATAGGCGGCGAAGACTTCACGGTAGAGGACGAAGAGCTGGCTCTCGCCCTGGCCGCTGCCGCTGGCGTTGCCATTGAAAATGCCCGCTTATTTGAGGACGCCAGGCTCCGTTCGCGTTGGTTGGAAGCCTGTATGGATGTCACCGGGCGGATGATGGATGATGAACGTAACATCATTGAAAGTAGCTTGGATATGATTGCTGCGACTGCTTTGGCTGAGTCAGAGTCGGCTCTGACTATGATCGGTGTTTCCTCCGACAATGGACCCGATCTTTACGTTGCAGCAGCGGCCGGAGACCGGGCCCCATTGCTGGTGGGCCGTTCCTTGGCGCTGGATTCCCCTGCGGTCGCTGAGGTGCTGAGAACGGGTGTCCCCACAGTNTTTAACGACGCTGCTGATTTACTTGGCGCCGACGACGGGACGGCATTTGGGCCAGTTTTAGTCATTGCGCTGGGACCCCAGGGCACGAATCAAGGTCTGTTGATCTTGGCACGCAGCGAAGGATCCGCCAGTTATTCCAAGATCGTTATCGAGATGAGTGCCGTNTTTGGATCCCACGTTGCCTTGGCTTTGGAATTAGCACGGACACACAGATTGCGCGAACAGATCATGATTTTCACAGATCGGGACCGAATCGCAAGGGACTTGCATGACGTCGTCATCCAGCGTCTTTTCGCTGCAGGGCTAAGTATCCAGAGCTTACAGCGCTTTATTTCAGATAAGACCGCGTCTGAGAGGATCCGTACTGTCACGAGGGAGCTTGATGAGACTATTCGGGACCTACGGAACACCATTTATTCATTGCGTGTCAGCTCCGGTGAAACAGAGTTGCTCAGCGATCTGATTCTAAGGACAGTTCGCAATGTTGCCAAACCGCTAGATTTCGCTCCACGGTTAAATCTGTCCGGCCCCATAGACTCTGCGATCTCCGATGAAACAGCCACGCACCTACTAGCGGTATTGACAGAAGGCCTCAGTAACGCGGTGCGGCACTCAGCGGCCAAGGCCATCGAAGTTTCTGTGGATGTAACGACGGAGACGGTCAGCATTATTATTGACGACGACGGTATTGGTGTGGGAAAACCTGCCCATCGAAGCGGGCTTTCGAACATGGCTGAGAGGGCCGAAATCCTCCACGGAACTTTTGCTCTGGAGAGCACTGAAGACACCGGAACACGTTTGATCTGGTGTGTTCCTGCGATGGACGCTCACTGACGCTCCGAAGAAGCTTGCCACCGTGTATCCGTAATAANAACGGCCGCTTGGGTGCGTCGTTCAAACCCTAGCTTTGCTAAGAGTGAGGAAACATAATTCTTCACCGTTTNTTCGGCCAGAGACATCTCAGTCCCAATTTCTCGATTGGTTAATCCCCGCCCAATGAGTCTAAGTACACGGCTTTCCTGTGGGGTCAGGGCCGAAATACGAGGATCCACCTGCTCGGGTTCGGCCAGACCCTGGATGACTTTCGCCATGATGTCAGGGTTGAAAAGCGACTCTCCCTTGGCAGTGCGACGCAGGGAGCTCAGCAAATCCGTGCCATTGATTTCCTTCAACACGTACCCGCAGGCTCCGGCAAGTACAGCGCCGCGCAAGGCTTGTTCGTCGTCGTAACTGGTGAGGATTAGACAACGTAGCGACGGATCCACGCTCCTGATATCACGGCAGACTTCTATGCCCGTACCATCTGGCAACCGTGCATCCAATACTGAAACATCTGGATGTAAGGCTGGAATGCGCCGAGTCGCTTCGAGGGCGGAACCGCTAGAGCCAATGACCTGGAACCCCTCGCCTTCAAGTAGCTCTTCTAGTCCGCGCCTGACAAGTTCATGGTCATCCAATATAAAGACCGTGATGGGACCCACGGTGGCACGCTCCGTTTCTATGTCAGGGGCAACTAGCCGATCCATTATTGGAGTTCTCCGTCCCTGATCGTGTTCTCCGTCTGGGAATGCTCCCACGGACATTCTTACTCATCATCCATAATTCCTGTCAGTCTTTCTTACGCAGCAAAGACCAACAAGGGCCAAAGACCTCCCCAGAGGATTTCGCAAGGTAACGCTCCAAGCCCGAGAAGTCTGCTGCGAGCCGAACACTACGGCCAGCAGGACTGGAGCGATGACTCTGTATTGCCACTAATCCTGCAACTGAGCCCCGGTGGGCCAGCGACTCTCAACGCTATGCCACTGATGTAAGGTTCAAGCATGTTGAGCCTACGTTCTGATCAGCCGTGAACAGGGGCACCAAAGCCCTCCACCACCAACCTGCCCGCAGGGTCTCTCAAGTGAGCAGGTAGGCAACCGGATCTCCGCTGGCCTGACCAACCGTGTTTCTCAGTCCTCCACCCGAAGTCTGTGGGATATTGTCCGCGCGAACGTACTCACGCTGTTCAATGGAATTGTGGCAGGCAGTTTTATTCTGCTGCTCGTTTTGGGTCAGTGGCGAGATGCGTTGTTCGGGTTCGCCGCCGTGGGTAACGCGGTCATTGGAGTGGTGCAGGAATACCGTGCCAAGAGAGCACTGGACCGGCTCGCCCTGATCAATACCCCGGACGCTCGAGTGCTTCGAGACGGCGCCGTACAGGACATTGCGGTGGAGGCTGTGGTGCGCGATGACATCCTTGTACTTCGTGCAGGGGACCAAGTATCGGCTGATGCCACAATGCTCGACGGCGAGAGCCTGGAGATAGACGAGTCGCTGCTCACTGGCGAGGCCGATCCAGTGCTGAAGTTCCCAGGCGATGATGTACTCTCTGGTTCCAGCGTGGTTGCTGGAAATGGCAGGGCCAAGGTCACACGTGTTGGCGCCGATTCNTTTGCTAGCCGTCTCACGGCTGAGGCCAAACAGTTTTCGTTGATCAATTCTGAGATTCGTAATGGGCTCAACAAGGTGCTGCGCTGGGTCACCTGGGCGCTTCTTCCCATTATGGCCATCGTTATCAGTGGTCAGATGCAAGCTGCCGGCGGCTGGGAACTGGCTATCAGCAGCGGCAGCTGGAGAACCGCGGCGGTCGGGGTGGTGGCGAGCATCATCGCTATGGTTCCGCTGGGACTAGTCCTTCTGACAAGCGTCGCTTTCGCCGTCAGTGGAGTCCGGCTCGCCAAACAAAAGGTGCTGATCCAGGAGTTGGCTGCCGTGGAAGTGCTGGCCCGGGTGGACATCATCTGTTTGGATAAAACTGGCACACTCACCGAGGGTGCCATCATGTTTGACGCTGTGCACACCCTGGCCGAAACGTCCGAACCAGAACTGGACCAAGAGCCCGGATGGCGGCAAAGCCTAGGCTGGTTCGGCGCCGATCCGAACGCCAATGCCACCGCCCGTTGTCTCGCTGAACAGTTCTCGGCGGACAGCTCGCTCAGTGCCACAGCTGCCATCCCGTTCTCGTCTGAGCGCAAATGGAGTTCAGTTTCGTTTTCTAGCGATTCGATTGCCCCGGGTACTTGGGTCCTAGGGGC from Arthrobacter polaris encodes:
- a CDS encoding pyridoxamine 5'-phosphate oxidase family protein, which translates into the protein MTSRGGFSLALQLGTVHPLNRWFWDHPMPIKPTSAGSTSDSTNIETXAKDQCWELLRGVDPGRLAVVIDDYLDIFSINCAADKDAPVLRTAAGSKHDGSTNNTPVAFEVNGYDPETERAWSVVLRISPLNLSGRIFPLTKPDIWRTPFSEVRCSTFE
- a CDS encoding GAF domain-containing protein, which translates into the protein MPVAAGARIEDLLREFVDRAGELLSTQERMQGLLSAVVSVAEDLSLEAVLERVVKSACTLLNARYGALGIIAEDQSLSHFITVGIDAEHVTRIGPLPTGHGVLGMLISDPRPLRLHDLRLHPASYGFPEHHPPMASFLGVPVRVRGNVFGNLYLTXKIGGEDFTVEDEELALALAAAAGVAIENARLFEDARLRSRWLEACMDVTGRMMDDERNIIESSLDMIAATALAESESALTMIGVSSDNGPDLYVAAAAGDRAPLLVGRSLALDSPAVAEVLRTGVPTVFNDAADLLGADDGTAFGPVLVIALGPQGTNQGLLILARSEGSASYSKIVIEMSAVFGSHVALALELARTHRLREQIMIFTDRDRIARDLHDVVIQRLFAAGLSIQSLQRFISDKTASERIRTVTRELDETIRDLRNTIYSLRVSSGETELLSDLILRTVRNVAKPLDFAPRLNLSGPIDSAISDETATHLLAVLTEGLSNAVRHSAAKAIEVSVDVTTETVSIIIDDDGIGVGKPAHRSGLSNMAERAEILHGTFALESTEDTGTRLIWCVPAMDAH
- a CDS encoding response regulator transcription factor, giving the protein MDRLVAPDIETERATVGPITVFILDDHELVRRGLEELLEGEGFQVIGSSGSALEATRRIPALHPDVSVLDARLPDGTGIEVCRDIRSVDPSLRCLILTSYDDEQALRGAVLAGACGYVLKEINGTDLLSSLRRTAKGESLFNPDIMAKVIQGLAEPEQVDPRISALTPQESRVLRLIGRGLTNREIGTEMSLAEXTVKNYVSSLLAKLGFERRTQAAVXITDTRWQASSERQ